A single genomic interval of Festucalex cinctus isolate MCC-2025b chromosome 16, RoL_Fcin_1.0, whole genome shotgun sequence harbors:
- the LOC144004004 gene encoding RNA-binding protein 4.1-like: MVKIFVGNLPQEATEEEIQALFTEHGTVTECSIVKNFAFVHMDDRRAATKAIKALHLHKLHGSAINVEASHGKNYGAVKLHVANVERGMDEELRALFEEYGRVTECAIIKNFAFVHMSNSDEAMDAIEGIDNTEFQGKRIHVQISKSRPRDDQEEYPPPPDGGFWPPPFPGNRPEPPPPGFMRGRPMGPGYPAPPLPPPPPRRAVYPERPYEGDRSGYGVVDYYEKYRARPYGMGPGGPPPPPPPPPPPPPGVARDRLMNPPLDPYERRPPPPPPPSAYYARDRSPHRRAPNEAGPPNGNGYAYERSRIAPVTRVPPYGIPRPRDPYAPRLPPPPPQPARYAY; this comes from the exons ATGGTGAAGATTTTTGTGGGGAACCTTCCCCAAGAGGCAACCGAGGAGGAAATCCAGGCCCTCTTCACTGAGCACGGCACAGTCACGGAATGTTCCATCGTCAAAAACTTCGCTTTCGTCCACATGGACGACCGCAGGGCTGCGACGAAAGCCATCAAGGCCCTACACCTCCACAAACTCCACGGCTCGGCGATCAACGTTGAGGCCAGCCACGGGAAGAACTATGGCGCGGTCAAGCTGCATGTGGCCAATGTGGAAAGGGGAATGGATGAAGAGCTCCGTGCATTGTTCGAAGAGTACGGCAGGGTCACGGAATGCGCCATTATCAAGAATTTTGCTTTTGTGCATATGTCTAATTCTGATGAGGCCATGGATGCCATCGAGGGAATCGACAATACTGAATTTCAAG GTAAACGCATCCACGTGCAGATTTCCAAAAGTCGTCCACGTGACGACCAGGAGGAGTACCCTCCTCCCCCAGACGGTGGCTTTTGGCCCCCGCCTTTCCCAGGGAACAGGCCTGAGCCCCCCCCACCTGGCTTCATGAGAGGTCGCCCCATGGGCCCAGGGTACCCGGCCCCTCCTTTGCCACCCCCTCCCCCCAGGCGCGCTGTGTACCCTGAGCGTCCTTACGAGGGCGATCGAAGCGGTTACGGCGTGGTCGATTACTACGAAAAGTACAGGGCCCGTCCTTACGGCATGGGTCCGGGcggtccgccgccgccgccacctccgccgcctcctcccCCACCCGGCGTTGCGCGAGACCGTCTCATGAACCCGCCGCTCGACCCGTACGAGCGTCGGCCGCCTCCGCCCCCTCCTCCGTCGGCGTACTATGCCCGTGATCGCAGCCCTCACCGCAGAGCGCCAAACGAGGCCGGCCCTCCAAACGGTAACGGCTACGCCTACGAGCGCTCCCGTATCGCTCCCGTTACCCGGGTCCCGCCGTACGGAATTCCTCGACCCAGGGACCCCTATGCACCGCGACTGCCACCTCCACCGCCGCAGCCTGCACGCTACGCTTATTAA
- the tifa gene encoding TRAF-interacting protein with FHA domain-containing protein A has protein sequence MDVSQTMETEEDLLTCLRIRFYHPQQSCKGLYSLLPLGNRIKCLADESLRLGRDAQSCTFALVDSRVSRKQLTLQAYRVPEAREMLFSIQNLSQTVKVSVNGTVLDFLERADLPSKALVRFGEYEMLIIREAGEAKQSFEVVLEMLPVPPSRETCTCEPTTLPVMDTGAHLVSCQPKVQVPLENDETLMSTSLDNPPSFGVSDMP, from the coding sequence ATGGATGTGTCCCAGACAATGGAGACAGAAGAGGACCTCCTGACATGTCTCCGCATCAGGTTCTACCACCCACAGCAGAGTTGCAAAGGTCTTTACAGTCTTCTTCCACTGGGCAACAGAATCAAATGTCTGGCAGATGAGTCTCTCCGCTTGGGACGGGACGCCCAGTCTTGTACCTTCGCCCTGGTTGACTCTCGAGTGTCTCGCAAACAGCTGACCCTTCAAGCTTACCGCGTACCCGAGGCCCGCGAGATGCTGTTCAGCATCCAGAACTTGTCTCAGACGGTCAAAGTGTCTGTGAACGGCACAGTGCTGGACTTCTTGGAAAGGGCGGATCTCCCGAGTAAGGCCCTGGTCCGGTTCGGCGAGTACGAGATGTTGATCATCAGGGAGGCCGGTGAGGCCAAGCAGAGCTTTGAGGTGGTGCTGGAGATGCTACCTGTGCCTCCTTCCAGGGAAACGTGCACATGCGAGCCCACTACTTTGCCGGTCATGGACACGGgtgcacatttggtatcatgCCAACCAAAAGTTCAGGTCCCTCTGGAGAATGATGAGACGCTCATGTCCACCTCACTTGACAACCCCCCATCTTTTGGAGTTTCTGATATGCcgtag
- the LOC144004001 gene encoding RNA-binding protein 4.1-like isoform X1: MLSVKSEMTQVQGPNLDATMVKLFIGNLTEETGRDEIEALFTPYGTVTECAKYKNYAFVHMDDRKAATKAIRELNLFQLNGRPMNVEPSRSNNQGPVKIHIANVERGYEKELRELFEEYGTVSECAIVKNFAFVHMINSDEAMDAIKGLDNTRFQGQNIHVQLSKSKPAWASGEEEYGPPPPGRGGFFPPHPPHPPRFHPEPPYGGRMSTYPPPPPPPPPPRRPMYPERNYGEREGYGGGGGVVDYYEKFRARPYGAPGYEDRRPGAIPPPPPPPLPSAMPRERVGMGSHEGYDRRPIPHPPAPYMPRDRSPIRRAPHPPPPPTPAAGNGYSYERTRFTPQMKPQPYAPPYARNNYAQSGPIPAPPQPSYGGYQAHGV; the protein is encoded by the exons ATGCTGTCTGTAAAATCGGAAATGACGCAAGTCCAAG GGCCAAACCTCGATGCAACAATGGTGAAGCTGTTCATCGGAAACCTGACCGAGGAGACCGGGAGGGACGAAATCGAAGCTCTGTTCACACCGTACGGCACAGTCACAGAATGTGCCAAGTACAAAAATTACGCCTTTGTCCACATGGATGACCGCAAGGCAGCCACGAAAGCCATCCGCGAGCTCAATCTCTTTCAACTAAACGGCAGGCCTATGAACGTGGAGCCCAGCCGATCGAACAACCAAGGCCCGGTGAAGATCCATATCGCCAATGTGGAAAGGGGCTATGAGAAAGAGCTGAGGGAGCTGTTCGAAGAATATGGCACAGTGTCAGAGTGCGCTATTGTTAAGAATTTTGCGTTTGTTCACATGATCAACTCTGACGAAGCCATGGATGCCATCAAGGGTCTGGATAACACAAGGTTTCAAG GACAAAACATCCATGTTCAGCTGTCGAAAAGCAAGCCCGCCTGGGCTTCGGGAGAGGAGGAATATGGCCCACCACCTCCTGGCCGAGGAggctttttcccccctcatcCTCCGCATCCTCCCCGCTTCCACCCCGAGCCTCCCTACGGGGGTCGCATGTCCACTTACCCGCCTCCacctccgccgccgcctcctcccagGCGACCAATGTATCCTGAGCGCAACTACGGCGAGCGCGAAGGctacggcggcggcggtggcgtggTGGATTATTATGAGAAATTCCGCGCCCGTCCTTACGGCGCCCCGGGTTACGAAGATAGGCGCCCCGGGGCCATCCCGCCGCCCCCACCGCCACCCCTGCCTTCAGCGATGCCAAGAGAACGCGTCGGGATGGGCTCCCACGAAGGCTACGACCGACGGCCTATCCCCCATCCCCCGGCGCCCTACATGCCCCGAGACCGCAGTCCCATTCGGAGAGCCCCCCACCCTCCTCCCCCGCCCACTCCGGCGGCCGGGAACGGGTACTCCTACGAGCGCACCCGCTTCACCCCACAGATGAAACCTCAGCCGTATGCGCCGCCGTACGCCAGGAACAACTATGCACAAAGCGGTCCCATTCCTGCGCCGCCGCAGCCCAGCTACGGTGGCTATCAGGCCCACGGAGTTTAA
- the LOC144004001 gene encoding RNA-binding protein 4.1-like isoform X2: MVKLFIGNLTEETGRDEIEALFTPYGTVTECAKYKNYAFVHMDDRKAATKAIRELNLFQLNGRPMNVEPSRSNNQGPVKIHIANVERGYEKELRELFEEYGTVSECAIVKNFAFVHMINSDEAMDAIKGLDNTRFQGQNIHVQLSKSKPAWASGEEEYGPPPPGRGGFFPPHPPHPPRFHPEPPYGGRMSTYPPPPPPPPPPRRPMYPERNYGEREGYGGGGGVVDYYEKFRARPYGAPGYEDRRPGAIPPPPPPPLPSAMPRERVGMGSHEGYDRRPIPHPPAPYMPRDRSPIRRAPHPPPPPTPAAGNGYSYERTRFTPQMKPQPYAPPYARNNYAQSGPIPAPPQPSYGGYQAHGV, from the exons ATGGTGAAGCTGTTCATCGGAAACCTGACCGAGGAGACCGGGAGGGACGAAATCGAAGCTCTGTTCACACCGTACGGCACAGTCACAGAATGTGCCAAGTACAAAAATTACGCCTTTGTCCACATGGATGACCGCAAGGCAGCCACGAAAGCCATCCGCGAGCTCAATCTCTTTCAACTAAACGGCAGGCCTATGAACGTGGAGCCCAGCCGATCGAACAACCAAGGCCCGGTGAAGATCCATATCGCCAATGTGGAAAGGGGCTATGAGAAAGAGCTGAGGGAGCTGTTCGAAGAATATGGCACAGTGTCAGAGTGCGCTATTGTTAAGAATTTTGCGTTTGTTCACATGATCAACTCTGACGAAGCCATGGATGCCATCAAGGGTCTGGATAACACAAGGTTTCAAG GACAAAACATCCATGTTCAGCTGTCGAAAAGCAAGCCCGCCTGGGCTTCGGGAGAGGAGGAATATGGCCCACCACCTCCTGGCCGAGGAggctttttcccccctcatcCTCCGCATCCTCCCCGCTTCCACCCCGAGCCTCCCTACGGGGGTCGCATGTCCACTTACCCGCCTCCacctccgccgccgcctcctcccagGCGACCAATGTATCCTGAGCGCAACTACGGCGAGCGCGAAGGctacggcggcggcggtggcgtggTGGATTATTATGAGAAATTCCGCGCCCGTCCTTACGGCGCCCCGGGTTACGAAGATAGGCGCCCCGGGGCCATCCCGCCGCCCCCACCGCCACCCCTGCCTTCAGCGATGCCAAGAGAACGCGTCGGGATGGGCTCCCACGAAGGCTACGACCGACGGCCTATCCCCCATCCCCCGGCGCCCTACATGCCCCGAGACCGCAGTCCCATTCGGAGAGCCCCCCACCCTCCTCCCCCGCCCACTCCGGCGGCCGGGAACGGGTACTCCTACGAGCGCACCCGCTTCACCCCACAGATGAAACCTCAGCCGTATGCGCCGCCGTACGCCAGGAACAACTATGCACAAAGCGGTCCCATTCCTGCGCCGCCGCAGCCCAGCTACGGTGGCTATCAGGCCCACGGAGTTTAA